ATGTTTCATATCTCTGGCGTAAACCTTTAGTATAAAATCAAAGTCCCCCGAAATATTATAACATTCCACCACTTCATCGATCTTTAAAATGTCTTCTACAAATTGGTGACCTATTTTTCTATCGTGTTGTTTGAGTTTAATATTGCAAAAGACTATGAATCCCTGGTTAAATTTTTCGGGATCAAGTATCGCAATATACTTTTTAATATATCCATTACTTTCCAGTCTTTTTACCCGTTCAAAAACAGGCGATGGTGATAAACTTACTTTAGCCGCAAGCTCTTTTATCGTGTAATTTGAATTGTTACCTAATATCTTCAGCAGCAATAAATCTGTATCATCTAATTCGTCCATAGAATAATTTTCCTTAGTGATGCCAAAAATAAAGACTTAAAAGCATAATATGCTTCTGTTTTATCATAAAAAAGTTATTTATCCTTATTTATTGCAAGTAATAAAGTTTTAAAATCTTCATATATACCTTTGTAAGGAATTAAAAACTGATTTGTAGCAAATAGAGCACTGGTTATTGAGAAATAAACGGGGAGTTTTTTACAATGATTATTAACCATTTAAAAAGTTGAACAAAGATGCAAACGCACAACCTTGGCTATCCGCGAATTGGTAGCAACAGAGAACTAAAAAAAGCCTGTGAACAATACTGGGCAGGAAAAATTACTTTAGCAGAGCTATTAAGTAAAGGAAA
The sequence above is drawn from the Pedobacter cryoconitis genome and encodes:
- a CDS encoding Lrp/AsnC family transcriptional regulator → MDELDDTDLLLLKILGNNSNYTIKELAAKVSLSPSPVFERVKRLESNGYIKKYIAILDPEKFNQGFIVFCNIKLKQHDRKIGHQFVEDILKIDEVVECYNISGDFDFILKVYARDMKHYQDFVFNKLGSVKSIGSTHSTFAMAEIKNSYNISF